One Sciurus carolinensis chromosome 10, mSciCar1.2, whole genome shotgun sequence genomic window carries:
- the Ostc gene encoding oligosaccharyltransferase complex subunit OSTC, whose amino-acid sequence METLYRVPFLVLECPNLKLKKPPWVHMPSAMTVYALVVVSYFLITGGIIYDVIVEPPSVGSMTDEHGHQRPVAFLAYRVNGQYIMEGLASSFLFTMGGLGFIILDRSNAPNIPKLNRFLLLFIGFVCVLLSFFMARVFMRMKLPGYLMG is encoded by the exons ATGGAGACTTTGTACCGAGTCCCGTTCTTAGTGCTCGAATGTCCCAACCTGAAGCTGAAGAAGCCGCCCTGGGTGCACATGCCGTCTGCCATGACGGTGTATGCTCTGGTGGTGGTGTCTTATTTCCTCATCACCGGAG GAATAATTTATGATGTTATTGTTGAACCTCCAAGTGTTGGCTCTATGACTGATGAACACGGGCATCAGAGGCCTGTAGCTTTCTTGGCCTACAG AGTAAATGGACAATATATTATGGAAGGACTTGCATCCAGTTTCCTGTTTACAATGGGAGGTTTAGGTTTCATAATCCTGGACAGATCCAATGCACCAAATATTCCAAAACTCAATAGATTTCTTCTTCTATTCATTGGATTCGTCTGTGTCCTACTGAGCTTTTTCATGGCTAGAGTATTCATGAGAATGAAACTACC GGGCTATCTGATGGGTTAG